A part of Vigna radiata var. radiata cultivar VC1973A chromosome 11, Vradiata_ver6, whole genome shotgun sequence genomic DNA contains:
- the LOC106776923 gene encoding isoflavone reductase gives MAGKDRILVLGPTGAIGRHIVWASVKAGNPTYVLVRDTPENVNKPRLVTAANPETRDELLQNFQNSGVFLIQGDMNDHQSLVNAIKQVDVVICSFGRLLIEDQVKIIAAIKEAGNVKRFFPSEFGLDVDRHDSVEPVREVFEEKAKIRRVIEAEGVPYTYLCCHAFTGYFLRNLAQIDITVPPRDKIFIQGDGNVKGAYVTEADVGTFTIEAANDPNALNKAVHIRLPANYLTLNEIVSMWEKKIGKTLEKIYVPEEQVLKQIKESSFPNNYLLALYHSQQIRKDAVYEIDPARDIEASEAYPYVKYSTVDEYLNQFL, from the exons ATGGCCGGAAAAGACAGAATCCTCGTTTTGGGACCGACAGGAGCCATTGGAAGACACATAGTGTGGGCAAGTGTGAAGGCAGGGAATCCGACCTATGTGTTGGTTAGGGACACTCCAGAAAACGTTAACAAACCAAGGCTCGTCACAGCTGCAAATCCTGAAACCAGGGATGAACTCCTTCAGAACTTCCAAAATTCTGGAGTTTTTCTTATCCAA GGAGACATGAACGATCATCAAAGTCTCGTCAACGCCATCAAACAGGTTGACGTCGTCATCTGCTCCTTTGGGAGACTACTCATAGAAGATCAGGTCAAGATCATTGCTGCAATAAAAGAAGCTGGAAACGTCAAG AGATTCTTCCCGTCTGAATTTGGACTGGATGTGGATCGTCACGATTCAGTTGAACCAGTGAGAGAAGTGTTTGAGGAAAAAGCAAAAATCCGGAGAGTAATAGAAGCGGAGGGAGTCCCTTACACTTACCTATGCTGTCATGCTTTTACCGGTTATTTCTTACGTAACCTGGCACAGATTGATATCACTGTTCCTCCTCGCGACAAGATATTCATTCAAGGAGATGGAAATGTCAAAG GAGCATATGTGACTGAGGCTGATGTGGGAACTTTCACGATCGAAGCAGCGAATGACCCTAATGCATTGAACAAAGCCGTGCACATAAGACTCCCTGCCAACTATTTGACCTTAAATGAGATTGTATCCATGTGGGAGAAAAAAATCGGAAAGACTCTGGAGAAAATTTATGTTCCAGAGGAACAAGTTCTTAAGCAGATTAAGG AGTCATCTTTCCCAAATAATTATCTATTGGCGTTGTATCACTCCCAACAGATAAGGAAAGATGCAGTGTATGAGATTGATCCTGCCAGAGATATTGAAGCTTCGGAGGCTTATCCTTACGTTAAATACTCAACTGTGGATGAATACTTGAACCAGTTTCTCTGA